One Odocoileus virginianus isolate 20LAN1187 ecotype Illinois chromosome 4, Ovbor_1.2, whole genome shotgun sequence DNA segment encodes these proteins:
- the LOC139034646 gene encoding large ribosomal subunit protein uL11-like — protein sequence MPPKFDPNEIKVVYLRCTGGEVSATSALAPKISPLGLSPKKAGDDIAKATGDWKGLRITVKLTIQNRQAQIEVVPSASALIIKALKEPPRDRKKQKNIKHSGNITFDEIVNIARQMRHRSLARELSGTIKEILGTAQSVGCNVDGRHPHDIIDDINSGAVECPAS from the coding sequence ATGCCGCCTAAGTTCGACCCCAACGAGATCAAAGTCGTGTACCTGAGGTGCACCGGTGGGGAAGTCAGTGCCACGTCTGCCCTGGCCCCCAAGATCAGCCCCTTGGGCCTGTCTCCAAAAAAGGCTGGTGATGACATAGCCAAGGCAACTGGTGATTGGAAGGGTCTGAGGATTACAGTGAAACTGACCATTCAGAACAGACAAGCCCAGATTGAGGTGgtaccttctgcttctgccctgaTCATCAAAGCCCTCAAGGAACCACCAAGggacagaaagaagcagaaaaacattaAGCACAGTGGAAACATCACTTTTGATGAGATCGTCAACATTGCCCGGCAGATGCGGCATCGGTCTCTAGCTAGAGAACTTTCTGGAACCATTAAAGAGATCCTGGGGACCGCCCAGTCTGTGGGCTGCAATGTTGATGGCCGCCACCCTCATGACATCATAGATGATATCAACAGTGGTGCAGTGGAGTGCCCAGCTAGTTAA